Proteins from a genomic interval of Gammaproteobacteria bacterium:
- the holA gene encoding DNA polymerase III subunit delta: protein MRLRFNQLKGSLDKRLAPVYLITGDEPLQVMLAADAVRAAARARDYQERVILDAEAGFDWAALREAAASLSLFAERRLLDLRMPGKPGAVGAPALTHYARQPPPDTVLLVQCGKLDKAAANTAWVKALDRAGVMLQVWPLAARETRQWIHARLNERGLRVSEDALSLLAERGQGNLLAANQEIEKLSLLYGDARAREPLSVSEIVVDVADSARFNVFELAETALAGHGAQAARILRRLAAEDVKPALVLWSLTDQVRALASISGQISQGASLDQAAAGINPPRRLPMLKMAFRRQTAAAWAALLRRCARVDRMIKGQEPGNPWDELLVLTMSLSGQPLFDVAIERISKARIR, encoded by the coding sequence ATGAGACTGCGATTCAACCAGCTCAAGGGCAGCCTTGATAAGCGCCTGGCGCCGGTTTACCTGATTACGGGCGACGAACCATTACAGGTGATGCTGGCGGCCGATGCGGTACGCGCCGCCGCGCGCGCGCGGGATTATCAGGAGCGCGTGATACTGGACGCCGAAGCCGGGTTCGACTGGGCCGCATTGCGCGAGGCCGCGGCCAGTCTCTCCCTGTTCGCCGAGCGTCGCCTGCTGGATCTACGCATGCCGGGTAAACCCGGCGCGGTCGGCGCGCCCGCGTTAACCCATTATGCCCGTCAGCCGCCGCCGGATACCGTGCTGCTGGTGCAATGCGGTAAGCTCGATAAAGCCGCGGCGAATACCGCATGGGTGAAGGCGCTAGATCGCGCTGGTGTGATGCTGCAGGTGTGGCCGCTGGCGGCGCGCGAGACGCGGCAGTGGATACACGCGCGGCTGAACGAGAGAGGCCTTAGAGTCAGCGAGGATGCCTTGTCGCTGCTGGCGGAACGCGGGCAGGGCAATCTGCTGGCGGCAAACCAGGAAATCGAAAAGCTGAGCCTGCTGTATGGCGATGCGCGCGCTCGTGAACCCTTGAGCGTGAGCGAGATAGTGGTGGATGTGGCCGATAGCGCGCGCTTCAATGTGTTCGAGCTGGCCGAGACCGCGCTCGCCGGCCATGGCGCGCAGGCTGCGAGGATTCTGCGAAGACTTGCCGCCGAAGACGTGAAACCGGCGCTGGTGCTCTGGTCGCTGACCGATCAGGTACGCGCGCTGGCGTCGATCTCCGGCCAGATCAGTCAGGGCGCGTCCCTGGATCAGGCCGCTGCCGGCATCAATCCGCCGCGCAGGCTGCCGATGCTTAAGATGGCGTTCAGGCGTCAGACCGCCGCGGCCTGGGCTGCGTTATTGCGGCGCTGCGCGCGGGTTGATCGTATGATCAAAGGGCAGGAACCCGGCAACCCGTGGGATGAACTGCTAGTATTAACCATGAGTCTCAGCGGCCAGCCGCTGTTTGATGTTGCGATAGAGAGAATCTCCAAAGCGAGAATCCGTTGA